The following is a genomic window from Amycolatopsis acidiphila.
GACGTCGCCGAAAACCGCCAGATCGGCGACGTCACCACCCTCGCCGACTCCAGCGTCATGGACCTCATCTCGTCCGGGCTGAAGTCGGGCAAGGGCGAGGAATAACGGCCTGACCGACGGAAAAGGCCCACCTTCCAGCCGGAAGGTGGGCCTCTTCGCCGGATGGACTCAGCCGGTCACGTCGAGGTGGGCCTTGACCGGGGTCGGCGTCGGGGCCTTGCCGTTGGGCAGGGGCTTGTCGCCGGCCGGGGCCGAATTGCCGTTGGACGGCGAGGCGCTCGGCTTGCTCGGCTTCGTCGGCTTGCTCGTCGTCGGCTGCGACGTCGGGGTGTCGCCGCCCCCGTTGTCGTCATCGCCGGGCGCGCAGGTGGCCGACGCGAGGTCGATCTTCTGGATGCCGTCGACGTTGATCGACACGGCGGTCACGGTGACGGACCCGTCCTTGTGCGTGACCTGCTTGTTCAGCTCGACCGACAGCACGCCGGGCACCTTGACCGCGGTGTTCGGCGGCACCGCGACGTCCAGCTTGACGTCACCGATCTTCGCCTTGGCCAGCGAGGACGACGCCTTGCCGTTGCCGCACTGCGCCTCGACCGCGGACGCGGTCAGCAGCGGCCTGCCCACGCCGAGGCCCACCTTCAGGTCGGCGATGCTGGCGCGGGCGGAGCCGGCACCGGCCTGGGCGTTGAGCAGGCGCAGGTCGACCAGATTGGCCGGCAGCTGCAGCCTGGCGACGGACTCCTGCGAGTAGCCGTCCGAATCGTCGACCAAGGGGGTCGGCTTGATCGTGAGCAGGCCGGACGCGGAGATCGCGAACGCGGAGTTCACGTCCGAACCGCCGGTGTGCGTCGTCGCGCCCGCGGTGGGAGCGAGAACGGTGCCCGCTACGAGCAGGGCCGACAACGCGCCGATGCCTCCGGCAACGGCCTTCTTCCTGGACAACTTATGGTCACCTTTCTCCAGAATTGATTTTCGGGGTGCCCGGCGGCTCATGTGATGTTCACGATGGTGCCGAGCGGCAATTTCACGAGCTGGTCCAGAGCGTCCTGCGGAACACGAATGCAGCCGTCGCTGTTCGCCTTTCCGACGAAACTGTCGTTCGGCCACGTGTGCAGTCCGACGGTGCCCGGTCCGCCGCCGAAGGTCTCGAGCGAATCGGAGTGATAGCTCAACGGCAGCACAATGGGGCTGTAGGTGTTCTTGGTCTCTTCGATCGAGGCGATGATGTAGGCGCGACCCGCCGGCGTCGGGTGTTCCGGCTTCCCGGTTCCGATCGTCCACGAGCCGGTGGCCTTGCCGTTCTCCAGGATCTGGAGTTTGAAGGTCGCGCGATCGACGGTGATGGCGTAGTCGTTCTGCGCCGTTTCCGCCGCACCATCGGGCACGTGCACCCAGCCCGCGGAGGCGTTCGGCCTCGTCGGCAGGAGCACCTCGGCCCACTCGGCCTGCTCGCCCACCACGGGCACCCAGGTCGGGGAGCCCATCTGGATGCTGGGCAG
Proteins encoded in this region:
- a CDS encoding choice-of-anchor P family protein, which codes for MSRKKAVAGGIGALSALLVAGTVLAPTAGATTHTGGSDVNSAFAISASGLLTIKPTPLVDDSDGYSQESVARLQLPANLVDLRLLNAQAGAGSARASIADLKVGLGVGRPLLTASAVEAQCGNGKASSSLAKAKIGDVKLDVAVPPNTAVKVPGVLSVELNKQVTHKDGSVTVTAVSINVDGIQKIDLASATCAPGDDDNGGGDTPTSQPTTSKPTKPSKPSASPSNGNSAPAGDKPLPNGKAPTPTPVKAHLDVTG
- a CDS encoding L,D-transpeptidase; translated protein: MQKSALSRARKSFVVAAVSALALLTGACSGNDSSDVTPVAVSQEDLTQLPEASTFGTVTGAPTDPQAGAGATAGKVLHPSSDLVVYDAVGGKPIAKLPSIQMGSPTWVPVVGEQAEWAEVLLPTRPNASAGWVHVPDGAAETAQNDYAITVDRATFKLQILENGKATGSWTIGTGKPEHPTPAGRAYIIASIEETKNTYSPIVLPLSYHSDSLETFGGGPGTVGLHTWPNDSFVGKANSDGCIRVPQDALDQLVKLPLGTIVNIT